The following coding sequences lie in one Arachis ipaensis cultivar K30076 chromosome B03, Araip1.1, whole genome shotgun sequence genomic window:
- the LOC107630532 gene encoding NEDD8 ultimate buster 1 isoform X3: MAKLKIGGTWAGVLEDVDLDSWTVPKLREEVARRSNCSPDSISLICAGKILKDDDATGGHGGNGNLAQVGVKNNSKILASRVSPQEGNLLRQEIMAEEERSRRLSRVRAAATALAERHADGSLPVEDFNIEVEDQSGKKVRLGSETDQRAVMMGLMLHAKGKRLIKQGNYKDALEVLSMGELIDNVPILQIDMVWCYFMIRDIRWLSDAGKRLEMARVGIERAHGKDSFRLRLLQGGRYPELAFLHRHLRLELLEGVVTYHSGQLDKSRKALDSAKAKFNQLQVPDEALSFLMSMGYKERDAKRALRMNNQDVGSAIDFLAEETTKKLQKQEEDIRRRTEIREQKRYGMTPLKKAVDLERLKELVSIGFDKELAAEALRRNENDTQKALDDLTNPETNSALQVHIESRKRKRQKQATETQIEKIVHMGFERSRVVAAFEVGGTLEEVIQRLTALPEADHAAEAIQTAAPDGSASSSAPLPHNVSEMLEQINDVEDPSDLSKAEERDVEMEDELSAVIVKTDALADYDIEVNIEGEAITEYLALIEAAGSSGKMALSRYNK; this comes from the exons ATGGCAAAACTGAAGATCGGAGGGACGTGGGCGGGGGTTCTGGAAGACGTGGACTTGGACAGTTGGACCGTACCAAAGCTGCGGGAAGAGGTGGCCAGGCGCTCCAACTGCTCCCCTGACTCCATCAGTCTCATATGCGCCGGCAAAATCCTCAAGGACGATGACGCCACCGGCGGACACGGCGGAAATGGAAACTTGGCTCAGGTGGGCGTTAAGAACAATTCCAAGATCCTCGCCTCTCGTGTCTCACCTCAGGAAGGCAATTTGCTCAGGCAGGAGATCATGGCCGAGGAAGAACGCTCTCGCAGGCTTTCCCGGGTCAG GGCAGCTGCAACTGCATTAGCGGAAAGACATGCAGATGGTTCACTACCTGTTGAAGATTTCAACATAGAAGTTGAGGATCAAAGTGGCAAGAAAGTACGTCTAGGTTCTGAGACTGATCAAAG GGCAGTAATGATGGGATTGATGCTTCATGCAAAGGGAAAACGTCTTATTAAACAGGGAAATTACAAAGATGCGCTAGAAGTGCTTAGCATGGGAGAG CTTATTGACAATGTTCCAATTCTGCAAATAGACATGGTGTGGTGCTACTTTATGATACGAGACATCAGATGGCTCTCAGATGCAGGAAAGCGTCTTGAAATGGCTAGGGTGGGAATTGAACGTGCTCATGGGAAGGATTCTTTCCGCCTCAGACTATTACAAGGAGGGCGCTATCCAGAATTAGCATT TCTACATAGACATTTGAGACTGGAGCTGCTTGAAGGGGTGGTCACATATCATAGTGGCCAGTTGGACAAATCAAGAAAAGCATTAGATTCTGCAAAAGCAAAATTTAACCAG CTGCAAGTCCCAGATGAAGCCTTATCATTTCTTATGAGCATGGGCTATAAAGAACGTGATGCAAAGAGAGCATTGCGAATGAACAATCAAGATGTGGGGAGTGCCATTGATTTCCTTGCTGAGGAGACAACGAAGAAATTGCAGAAACAGGAGGAAGATATCCGGAGAAGAACTGAAATTAG GGAGCAAAAGCGGTATGGGATGACACCCTTGAAGAAAGCTGTTGATCTAGAGAGATTGAAGGAATTGGTCTCTATTGG GTTTGACAAGGAGCTCGCTGCTGAAGCCCTTCgaagaaatgaaaatgacacTCAGAAGGCATTGGATGATTTGACAAATCCGGAAACTAATTCTGCTTTGCAG GTTCATATTGAGTCGAGGAAAAGGAAGAGACAGAAACAAGCAACGGAAACTCAAATTGAAAAAATTGTGCACATGGGTTTTGAAAGATCAAGAG TGGTTGCTGCCTTCGAGGTCGGTGGCACTTTAGAAGAAGTAATCCAAAGACTGACGGCACTGCCTGAGGCTGACCATGCGGCTGAAGCAATTCAAACTGCTGCTCCTGATGGCAGTGCAAGTTCATCTGCGCCTTTACCACATAACGTTTCTGAAATGCTAGAGCAAATTAATGATGTGGAAGATCCGTCGGATCTCAGCAAAGCAGAAGAGCGAGATGTGGAGATGGAAGACGAGCTATCTGCAGTTATAGTGAAGACTGATGCACTGGCTGACTATGACATTGAAGTGAACATAGAAGGGGAAGCCATAACCGAGTACTTGGCTCTGATAGAGGCCGCAGGCAGCTCTGGGAAAATGGCTCTTTCCCGGTAcaataagtga
- the LOC107630532 gene encoding NEDD8 ultimate buster 1 isoform X1, which produces MAKLKIGGTWAGVLEDVDLDSWTVPKLREEVARRSNCSPDSISLICAGKILKDDDATGGHGGNGNLAQVGVKNNSKILASRVSPQEGNLLRQEIMAEEERSRRLSRVRAAATALAERHADGSLPVEDFNIEVEDQSGKKVRLGSETDQRAVMMGLMLHAKGKRLIKQGNYKDALEVLSMGEESFSLCDPKVIELIDNVPILQIDMVWCYFMIRDIRWLSDAGKRLEMARVGIERAHGKDSFRLRLLQGGRYPELAFLHRHLRLELLEGVVTYHSGQLDKSRKALDSAKAKFNQLQVPDEALSFLMSMGYKERDAKRALRMNNQDVGSAIDFLAEETTKKLQKQEEDIRRRTEIREQKRYGMTPLKKAVDLERLKELVSIGFDKELAAEALRRNENDTQKALDDLTNPETNSALQVHIESRKRKRQKQATETQIEKIVHMGFERSRVVAAFEVGGTLEEVIQRLTALPEADHAAEAIQTAAPDGSASSSAPLPHNVSEMLEQINDVEDPSDLSKAEERDVEMEDELSAVIVKTDALADYDIEVNIEGEAITEYLALIEAAGSSGKMALSRYNK; this is translated from the exons ATGGCAAAACTGAAGATCGGAGGGACGTGGGCGGGGGTTCTGGAAGACGTGGACTTGGACAGTTGGACCGTACCAAAGCTGCGGGAAGAGGTGGCCAGGCGCTCCAACTGCTCCCCTGACTCCATCAGTCTCATATGCGCCGGCAAAATCCTCAAGGACGATGACGCCACCGGCGGACACGGCGGAAATGGAAACTTGGCTCAGGTGGGCGTTAAGAACAATTCCAAGATCCTCGCCTCTCGTGTCTCACCTCAGGAAGGCAATTTGCTCAGGCAGGAGATCATGGCCGAGGAAGAACGCTCTCGCAGGCTTTCCCGGGTCAG GGCAGCTGCAACTGCATTAGCGGAAAGACATGCAGATGGTTCACTACCTGTTGAAGATTTCAACATAGAAGTTGAGGATCAAAGTGGCAAGAAAGTACGTCTAGGTTCTGAGACTGATCAAAG GGCAGTAATGATGGGATTGATGCTTCATGCAAAGGGAAAACGTCTTATTAAACAGGGAAATTACAAAGATGCGCTAGAAGTGCTTAGCATGGGAGAG GAGTCATTCTCACTTTGTGATCCAAAAGTTATTGAG CTTATTGACAATGTTCCAATTCTGCAAATAGACATGGTGTGGTGCTACTTTATGATACGAGACATCAGATGGCTCTCAGATGCAGGAAAGCGTCTTGAAATGGCTAGGGTGGGAATTGAACGTGCTCATGGGAAGGATTCTTTCCGCCTCAGACTATTACAAGGAGGGCGCTATCCAGAATTAGCATT TCTACATAGACATTTGAGACTGGAGCTGCTTGAAGGGGTGGTCACATATCATAGTGGCCAGTTGGACAAATCAAGAAAAGCATTAGATTCTGCAAAAGCAAAATTTAACCAG CTGCAAGTCCCAGATGAAGCCTTATCATTTCTTATGAGCATGGGCTATAAAGAACGTGATGCAAAGAGAGCATTGCGAATGAACAATCAAGATGTGGGGAGTGCCATTGATTTCCTTGCTGAGGAGACAACGAAGAAATTGCAGAAACAGGAGGAAGATATCCGGAGAAGAACTGAAATTAG GGAGCAAAAGCGGTATGGGATGACACCCTTGAAGAAAGCTGTTGATCTAGAGAGATTGAAGGAATTGGTCTCTATTGG GTTTGACAAGGAGCTCGCTGCTGAAGCCCTTCgaagaaatgaaaatgacacTCAGAAGGCATTGGATGATTTGACAAATCCGGAAACTAATTCTGCTTTGCAG GTTCATATTGAGTCGAGGAAAAGGAAGAGACAGAAACAAGCAACGGAAACTCAAATTGAAAAAATTGTGCACATGGGTTTTGAAAGATCAAGAG TGGTTGCTGCCTTCGAGGTCGGTGGCACTTTAGAAGAAGTAATCCAAAGACTGACGGCACTGCCTGAGGCTGACCATGCGGCTGAAGCAATTCAAACTGCTGCTCCTGATGGCAGTGCAAGTTCATCTGCGCCTTTACCACATAACGTTTCTGAAATGCTAGAGCAAATTAATGATGTGGAAGATCCGTCGGATCTCAGCAAAGCAGAAGAGCGAGATGTGGAGATGGAAGACGAGCTATCTGCAGTTATAGTGAAGACTGATGCACTGGCTGACTATGACATTGAAGTGAACATAGAAGGGGAAGCCATAACCGAGTACTTGGCTCTGATAGAGGCCGCAGGCAGCTCTGGGAAAATGGCTCTTTCCCGGTAcaataagtga
- the LOC107630532 gene encoding NEDD8 ultimate buster 1 isoform X2 → MAKLKIGGTWAGVLEDVDLDSWTVPKLREEVARRSNCSPDSISLICAGKILKDDDATGGHGGNGNLAQVGVKNNSKILASRVSPQEGNLLRQEIMAEEERSRRLSRVRAAATALAERHADGSLPVEDFNIEVEDQSGKKVRLGSETDQRAVMMGLMLHAKGKRLIKQGNYKDALEVLSMGEESFSLCDPKVIELIDNVPILQIDMVWCYFMIRDIRWLSDAGKRLEMARVGIERAHGKDSFRLRLLQGGRYPELALHLRLELLEGVVTYHSGQLDKSRKALDSAKAKFNQLQVPDEALSFLMSMGYKERDAKRALRMNNQDVGSAIDFLAEETTKKLQKQEEDIRRRTEIREQKRYGMTPLKKAVDLERLKELVSIGFDKELAAEALRRNENDTQKALDDLTNPETNSALQVHIESRKRKRQKQATETQIEKIVHMGFERSRVVAAFEVGGTLEEVIQRLTALPEADHAAEAIQTAAPDGSASSSAPLPHNVSEMLEQINDVEDPSDLSKAEERDVEMEDELSAVIVKTDALADYDIEVNIEGEAITEYLALIEAAGSSGKMALSRYNK, encoded by the exons ATGGCAAAACTGAAGATCGGAGGGACGTGGGCGGGGGTTCTGGAAGACGTGGACTTGGACAGTTGGACCGTACCAAAGCTGCGGGAAGAGGTGGCCAGGCGCTCCAACTGCTCCCCTGACTCCATCAGTCTCATATGCGCCGGCAAAATCCTCAAGGACGATGACGCCACCGGCGGACACGGCGGAAATGGAAACTTGGCTCAGGTGGGCGTTAAGAACAATTCCAAGATCCTCGCCTCTCGTGTCTCACCTCAGGAAGGCAATTTGCTCAGGCAGGAGATCATGGCCGAGGAAGAACGCTCTCGCAGGCTTTCCCGGGTCAG GGCAGCTGCAACTGCATTAGCGGAAAGACATGCAGATGGTTCACTACCTGTTGAAGATTTCAACATAGAAGTTGAGGATCAAAGTGGCAAGAAAGTACGTCTAGGTTCTGAGACTGATCAAAG GGCAGTAATGATGGGATTGATGCTTCATGCAAAGGGAAAACGTCTTATTAAACAGGGAAATTACAAAGATGCGCTAGAAGTGCTTAGCATGGGAGAG GAGTCATTCTCACTTTGTGATCCAAAAGTTATTGAG CTTATTGACAATGTTCCAATTCTGCAAATAGACATGGTGTGGTGCTACTTTATGATACGAGACATCAGATGGCTCTCAGATGCAGGAAAGCGTCTTGAAATGGCTAGGGTGGGAATTGAACGTGCTCATGGGAAGGATTCTTTCCGCCTCAGACTATTACAAGGAGGGCGCTATCCAGAATTAGCATT ACATTTGAGACTGGAGCTGCTTGAAGGGGTGGTCACATATCATAGTGGCCAGTTGGACAAATCAAGAAAAGCATTAGATTCTGCAAAAGCAAAATTTAACCAG CTGCAAGTCCCAGATGAAGCCTTATCATTTCTTATGAGCATGGGCTATAAAGAACGTGATGCAAAGAGAGCATTGCGAATGAACAATCAAGATGTGGGGAGTGCCATTGATTTCCTTGCTGAGGAGACAACGAAGAAATTGCAGAAACAGGAGGAAGATATCCGGAGAAGAACTGAAATTAG GGAGCAAAAGCGGTATGGGATGACACCCTTGAAGAAAGCTGTTGATCTAGAGAGATTGAAGGAATTGGTCTCTATTGG GTTTGACAAGGAGCTCGCTGCTGAAGCCCTTCgaagaaatgaaaatgacacTCAGAAGGCATTGGATGATTTGACAAATCCGGAAACTAATTCTGCTTTGCAG GTTCATATTGAGTCGAGGAAAAGGAAGAGACAGAAACAAGCAACGGAAACTCAAATTGAAAAAATTGTGCACATGGGTTTTGAAAGATCAAGAG TGGTTGCTGCCTTCGAGGTCGGTGGCACTTTAGAAGAAGTAATCCAAAGACTGACGGCACTGCCTGAGGCTGACCATGCGGCTGAAGCAATTCAAACTGCTGCTCCTGATGGCAGTGCAAGTTCATCTGCGCCTTTACCACATAACGTTTCTGAAATGCTAGAGCAAATTAATGATGTGGAAGATCCGTCGGATCTCAGCAAAGCAGAAGAGCGAGATGTGGAGATGGAAGACGAGCTATCTGCAGTTATAGTGAAGACTGATGCACTGGCTGACTATGACATTGAAGTGAACATAGAAGGGGAAGCCATAACCGAGTACTTGGCTCTGATAGAGGCCGCAGGCAGCTCTGGGAAAATGGCTCTTTCCCGGTAcaataagtga